TCCTGGATGGCCATTTTCGTCATCGCCCTGGCCAGGACGTAGGCTTCATGGGCCGTGGGGCCGGTGGCTTTGATTTCGATCATATTATAGCTTACCAGCCGTGCGCTGATCAGTCTGCGCAGATGTTCCACATATTTTTGCTCGGCGATGATCTGGGGATCGATGCCCGGATGCTCATACCGTGTCTGTTGAATCAGCGCGGCCAGTTTCGGGTTGTTCTTGATCGATAGACTGTCCACCAGCTTGACTAAAAATTCATGGCTCGAAATGCGCCGACGCAGCATCTCCAGCTCTTCGCGTTGCGGATAGTTCGGCACAAAGCGCAGTTGCGATCCGGATAAGAGATCGGTCTCCTGGATCATGACCGTGGCCATCGACTCGTATTTTTCCGGCGTCAAGAGGGCGACGAGAAGACCGGTGATCAAGCAGGCGGTGGTTACGCAAAAGATGATCAGTTTATGCCGCATCAAAGTGCGCCAGATGTTCTGCCAGCTAAACGAGGCGGTTGGAGCCACCATGGATCGGTCCTTTCTAGTATCATGGATGGTTTGAACGCAGCATCCTATCGAATTAACGTGTACACAAAGGCGGTGAGCGCCGTGCCGGTGAAGATCATAAAAAAGTCCCACACCACGCTCTCCCGAATGAGCTTTTTTCGCGGCACAAAGATCGTGTCGCCGCCCTGTACGATGAAGAAAGCAGGAGAGCCCTCATCGGCATAGCGGGCGACGTCCACTCGGGTCACATTCGAGATCGCACCCTTTTTACGAATGACGCGCACTTCGTCCAACTTGGCCTGGGCGCTTGGCCCGCCGGCGGTCACCAGCGCTTCCAGGATGTTAAGCTCTTTGTTGAATGAGATAACGCCGGGGTGGAGCACCTCCCCATAGATGAACAGGACGTTCTGCTGAGCCTGGATGGATTCCATGCCCGAGCTGGGCACATTGCCTACAACAGCCGGCACATAGATGTTGTCGCCGGGCTCGATCACCGGCAGCTGGTCAAACGTCTGGTTACGCAGAATGCTCGCCAGATCCACCTGAGTGGTCTGCGGTTCGCCCTGCTTTCCGCCCCGGATGATGATGACATTGTTCAAATTGGCGTTATCCAGCGGGCCGCCGGCTTCGGAGATGATCTGCCACAGGTTGGGGATGATTTCAAAG
This genomic window from bacterium contains:
- a CDS encoding polysaccharide export protein yields the protein MIQRIRIGLVTLFCFGLLSTAPAAQDYMIGNGDVLSVTFWQDAELNLQATIGEDGTLQLPVGGTIRAAGLTVDQLAAAIVERISLYNQRITHATVKVVEYGSRTVYLMGSIRNPGKFSFEIIPNLWQIISEAGGPLDNANLNNVIIIRGGKQGEPQTTQVDLASILRNQTFDQLPVIEPGDNIYVPAVVGNVPSSGMESIQAQQNVLFIYGEVLHPGVISFNKELNILEALVTAGGPSAQAKLDEVRVIRKKGAISNVTRVDVARYADEGSPAFFIVQGGDTIFVPRKKLIRESVVWDFFMIFTGTALTAFVYTLIR